One Acropora palmata chromosome 2, jaAcrPala1.3, whole genome shotgun sequence genomic window carries:
- the LOC141873587 gene encoding neuropeptide Y receptor type 2-like — protein sequence MPEIFKSTVNTTDQGEYDMEQVSVIQVTQLALYVAITIIGLIGNGMIIITLIGGQTRRVGEYLILNLAVTDLATCAISIPFDLAERLSGGFPFGSILCYLIYPLQTVLIAVSVITLLSMSLERHRLVMTPLRPRILPRTAKIAIVISWVVPCTVIVPYALVLRVEGKHCMEKWPEDWYVKVFTLTNFALFYVVPLTVIAFSYIRAGRKIRKDLQCLENMMEETHRSQISYSRKRTLQKMRITKVFIVAVSAFLVCMLPTHASWIWHDFGHGRDSKYFKDVLIFSNIFMYANSASNPFIFGSLKNVTSCKCFNYCRKSLHHGDSLNAACSYELRIGSSRVQMNREMAVKGRKQIKVSQLSRKNVWLSRKARSV from the coding sequence ATGCCTGAAATTTTCAAGTCCACAGTCAACACAACGGATCAGGGTGAATATGACATGGAACAAGTCTCAGTGATTCAAGTTACTCAACTGGCTCTCTATGTAGCGATCACGATTATTGGCCTTATTGGCAACGGCATGATTATCATAACTTTGATTGGTGGACAAACTCGTCGTGTTGGTGAATACCTGATTTTAAATCTTGCTGTCACAGACCTTGCCACATGCGCAATCAGCATTCCGTTTGATTTAGCCGAGCGTTTGTCCGGTGGATTTCCTTTCGGCTCCATCctttgttatttaatttacCCGCTTCAAACAGTACTAATAGCTGTGTCGGTTATCACTCTGTTGTCGATGAGCCTAGAACGTCATCGTTTGGTAATGACCCCGCTTCGCCCTCGTATCCTACCAAGGACTGCAAAAATTGCTATAGTCATCTCATGGGTCGTTCCTTGTACTGTGATTGTTCCATACGCGTTGGTTCTGCGCGTGGAAGGAAAACATTGTATGGAAAAATGGCCAGAAGATTGGTACGTTAAAGTTTTTACTCTTACCAACTTCGCGCTATTTTATGTGGTCCCTCTTACAGTCATTGCCTTCTCGTACATCCGCGCAGGGCGGAAAATCCGTAAAGACCTGCAATGCCTTGAAAACATGATggaagaaactcacagatctCAAATAAGCTACTCAAGGAAACGCACTTTGCAGAAAATGAGGATCACAAAGGTGTTTATAGTGGCGGTTAGCGCTTTCCTTGTCTGCATGCTCCCTACGCATGCGTCATGGATTTGGCACGACTTTGGACACGGTCGAGATAGCAAGTATTTCAAGGATGTGTTGATCTTTAGTAACATTTTCATGTACGCTAATAGTGCTTCcaatccatttatttttgGTTCTTTAAAAAACGTTACTTCCTGTAAGTGCTTTAATTATTGCCGGAAAAGCTTGCATCATGGGGACTCTTTAAACGCGGCCTGTTCATATGAGCTTCGTATCGGCTCCTCGCGAGTTCAAATGAACAGAGAAATGGCAGTGAAAGGGCGGAAGCAAATTAAAGTTTCACagttgtcaaggaaaaatgttTGGCTCTCTAGAAAGGCTAGGAGTGTTTGA